TTGCATGCCGATGGTATACCGCAGAACGGGACGGTCACATTAAAGGTAGTTGGAAATAGTTTTGCCGGTCATCCATTTTTTGAGGGTTGTACAAGCGGCGAGTGTGTTCGCATAATGACGGGTGCAATGATTCCGGCGGGTTGCAACACTGTAATCCCGCAGGAGCATGTCGAACTGCTCGGCGCAGAAAGCATTAGAATCGATGGTCGTGCGAGACTAGGAGAAAATGTCCGATTCGTTGGCGAGGATATTCGTTTAGGGCAAACTGTGTTGACTTGTGGTCGACGATTAACGGCGGCAGATTTAGGGCTGTTATCTTCCTTAGGCATCAATAATGTTGCAGTAATGCGGCGCTTGCGGGTAGCCTTTTTCTCCACCGGTGATGAATTGCAGACAGTTGGGGAAGCCTTACAGCCAGGACAGATTTATGATAGCAATCGATATACGCTGTTTGGAATGTTGAGCCGCCAGCATTGCGATATAACTGATCTGGGCGTGGTTGGCGACGATCCCATGCAAGTACGCAATACATTGCAATTAGCTGCGAAGAGTCATGATGTCATTATCAGCAGCGGCGGAGTGTCAGTCGGCGAAGCCGATTATATATATCAAGTGTTGAACGAATTAGGCGACATTATCTTTTGGAAGGTGGCGATGAAGCCAGGACGACCATTAACCTTTGGCCGCCTGCAACAAGCATTGTTTTTTGGTTTGCCAGGCAACCCTGTAGCGGTAATGGTAAGTTTTAGCCAGTTTGTGCAGCCGGCCCTGCAGCGTTTTGGTGGCGAAATCGCGCGTCCGCCTTTAATTTTACGAGCGGTGACCAGTTCACTTTTAAGGAAGCGAGCGGGGAGAACAGAGTACCAGCGTGGCATTTTGAGTCAGGCGTCTGATGGCGAGTTGACAGTATGCAAGACAGGTGAGCAAGGCTCCGGAATTTTACGTTCTATGTCGCAAGCCAACTGTTTCATAGTCTTGACCGCCGATCAAACCCGAGTGGAAGCTGGTTCAACGGTAATCGTGCAACCTTTTGCTAGTTGGCTATAAAGTTTGAATGGAATGACTGAGCTAGTACGAACCGATTAATTCAATATAGAGGCGCCCCCCTGATTTGGGCATAAACCGTCATATTTAGTTGGTCGAGTAGCCCAAAGGAATCGCACCTTCAG
The window above is part of the Methylomonas sp. ZR1 genome. Proteins encoded here:
- the glp gene encoding gephyrin-like molybdotransferase Glp — translated: MRNMIDNDILHLSRPGCSDEHDPTAITVDVAQQSIIDCVKPLASTEQERLPLRQSIDRVLAEDIIAEMNVPPYDNSAMDGFALHADGIPQNGTVTLKVVGNSFAGHPFFEGCTSGECVRIMTGAMIPAGCNTVIPQEHVELLGAESIRIDGRARLGENVRFVGEDIRLGQTVLTCGRRLTAADLGLLSSLGINNVAVMRRLRVAFFSTGDELQTVGEALQPGQIYDSNRYTLFGMLSRQHCDITDLGVVGDDPMQVRNTLQLAAKSHDVIISSGGVSVGEADYIYQVLNELGDIIFWKVAMKPGRPLTFGRLQQALFFGLPGNPVAVMVSFSQFVQPALQRFGGEIARPPLILRAVTSSLLRKRAGRTEYQRGILSQASDGELTVCKTGEQGSGILRSMSQANCFIVLTADQTRVEAGSTVIVQPFASWL